CCCATGCTTTGGTGTGACTGTTCACTGCCAGTTGAAAGTTTTTCCTTTCAAAGACCTCCCGGTTCCATTCTTCCCAGTCAAGGACTTCCAGCTTAACGCTGATTCCGATGCGTCCCAGCATTCTGGCCAGCACCAGGCCGGTGCGTTGAAGATACATATAAGGCGCAGGGAGCTTCATGACCGCCTCAAACCCATTGATGTATCCAGCTTCTTCAAGGAGCTTCCTGGCCTTTTCCGGGTTATAGGGGTAAAGGTCGGTCAGGTCCACATAATACGGCGTTACCGGCGACCAGTGAGACCCGATGGGCGCGCCGAAGCCGAACATGGCCTTGTTTATGAGCTCTTCCCGGTTAATGGCCATGGTCACGGCCTGACGGATCTTGAGATCGTTAAAAGGTGCAGCTTTGTTATTGATGGCAAGAATCACCTCGCCCGTGCTCAGCCCGGAAAGGACCTTGAATCGCCCATCTTGAGCCAGGGTCAGAGCGGATTTTGGTGAAGCCGAGTACCCCATGACGACATCAATCTGGCCGGCCTTGAGGGCAGCCAGGCGGGTCTTTGGGTCTGAAATGAACTTGAAGGTAACCTTATCCAGGTAAGGCAGGGCTTGGTTCCGGTATCCTTTGAATCGGATCAGCTCGAGCCGTTCGCCTCGAACCCATTGAGCGAACTTAAACGGCCCGGTGCCGACAGGGTATGTAATGGCAGGGCCATAACCCTTCATGGGCAGC
The window above is part of the Deltaproteobacteria bacterium genome. Proteins encoded here:
- a CDS encoding ABC transporter substrate-binding protein, with product MVSLPNEPHGLDPTINLSTATHKIVCANIFEGLARVNRNGNLAPGLAESWTISMDGRIYTFLLSKKTRYHNRERFTSKVAAWNLQRIISRGNNGHLMGIARIETPDPNTLVITLKEPDSLFLARLSEGEALMLPMKGYGPAITYPVGTGPFKFAQWVRGERLELIRFKGYRNQALPYLDKVTFKFISDPKTRLAALKAGQIDVVMGYSASPKSALTLAQDGRFKVLSGLSTGEVILAINNKAAPFNDLKIRQAVTMAINREELINKAMFGFGAPIGSHWSPVTPYYVDLTDLYPYNPEKARKLLEEAGYINGFEAVMKLPAPYMYLQRTGLVLARMLGRIGISVKLEVLDWEEWNREVFERKNFQLAVNSHTKAWDIDLYADPASYIQYDSERFRQTLTKALKALNEEEKKKYFKLCQRIIAKDAASGFLFSMPTLQVMKVQVMDWWENYPTKAMDLTRVWLKK